A window of Nitratireductor kimnyeongensis genomic DNA:
AGATCCGAAAAGGCCGGTTCGCCGGCTTGCGCAGGAGCCCCGGCACCTGCCACCAGCGCAACTTGGGGAGCATGCCGGGCAGTCCCGGCCCCAACGCTGCTATCGCAACCGTCTTCGACTGTTCTGGAACAAGCTGCACGATCGTGCTGGTCACGCCCGAAAGCCGCTTTTTGAAGTTTGGGGCCACCACGTCCACATCACGGACGCGGAGCCGGAAGCCGCTTTCGGGCGTTTTACCGGACATGATGGTCAGCCGTAGCGGATTTCCACCACCTCATATCCGCGCGCGCCGCCCGGAGCATTGACCTCGATGGAGTCCCCCACCGCCTTGCCAATCAGTGCCCGTGCGATGGGCGAGGAAATGGAGATGCGGCCCGCCTTCACATCGGCTTCCTGGTCACCGACGATTTGATAGGTCTTCTCTTCCTCTGTATCTTCATCGACCAGCATGACCGTCGCGCCGAACTTGATCGTGTCGCCGGACAGTTTCGTCACGTCGATGACCTCGGCACGGGCAATAAAGTCTTCCAGTTCGCCGATGCGGCCTTCATTGAGGCTCTGGGCCTCCTTGGCGGCGTGATACTCCGCATTCTCCGAAAGGTCGCCATGGGCGCGCGCCTCCGCGATCGCCTCAATGATGCGTGGCCGCTCTTCCTGCTGGCGCCAACGCAGCTCTTCCTTCAACGCCGCGGCTCCGGCAAGCGTCATAGGGACCTTGTTCATTTCATTCACCTTCCAGACTTGAAGGCAGGAAGACCCGAAACGCCTTAAGCGAAGCGTCGTCCTGCCGCCGGTGCAGACATAAAAAGAAACGGTCCGAAAGCGTCTGCCTACGGAACCGTTTCGTATGACCTCTCCCAATATAACAAGCCGGTGACGATTTTCACGCAAATTTTTTGCGCGTCCGTTTTCCCACAATCGGTTTCCTCACGGCATGTTGTCTTGTTCGACAACACTCATGTCCTATCTCATGATGAAAGCGACAATGGGAGTTCCGCAGATGCAAGACCAGATTCTCCGCACCGCCCTCGCCGCAGGTTTTCTGGCTTCTCCCGGTGCAGCAGCCGCCAAGACCTTTACCACCCAGGCGGTGACAGTCGAGGCTGAAACCCTCACTCGCGGCCTCTCCAATCCATGGGGTCTTGACTTTCTGCCCGATGGAAGCGCGCTCGTCACGGAACGTCCGGGCCAGTTGCGCCTTTTCTCGAACGGGACCCTTTCGGCTCCCATAGAAGGCGTGCCCGAGGTCGCAATTGTGGGTCAGGGCGGATTGTTGGATGTCGCCGTTTCGCCGGAGTTCGCCGAGACAGGAGCGATTTTTCTCTCTTTTTCAGAACCTGGCGAGGGCGGAGCCGGCACAGCCATTGCCCGGGCCAAGCTTGTAAAAAACGGCGCAGACGCGCGGCTTGAAGATGTCACGACGATTTTTTCCATGAACGGCAAAACCGGTGCAGGTCAGCATTTCGGCTCGCGCATCGTGCCGCATCCTGACGGAACGTTGTTTTTTACCATAGGCGATCGCGGTGAAGGCGACCGGGCTCAAGATCCCGCCGACCATGCCGGATCGATACTCCGGATCAACCCTGATGGGACGATCCCTGAAGACAATCCCTTCACCGGGAGCGCGGACACCGCGCCTGAAATCTGGTCCATCGGGCATCGCAATCCACAAGGTGCCGTGTTCGACCCCGTGACCGGCGCAATCGTAACTGTCGAACACGGGGCGCGCGGCGGCGATGAGGTCAACCGCCCCGAAGCAGGAAAGAATTACGGTTGGCCGATCATCTCCTACGGCGTGAACTATAGCGGCACCAAGATCGGCGTTGGTAGCGAAGCGCCGGGCTACGAACAACCTGAATATTACTGGGATCCGTCCATCGCACCGTCAGGCGCAACGGTCTATCAGGGCGAGATGTTTCCCGAATGGCAGGGAGATCTCCTCGTTGCGGCGCTGAAATATCACCTCGTCGCCCGCCTTGATCGAGACGAAAACGGCAAGATTCTTGGTGAAGAGCGCCTTTTCAAGGGAGCCTTCGGGCGCATACGGGATGTCAATGTGGCACCTGACGGCTCAATCTGGCTTTTGACCGACAAGCGCCGGGGCGAGATCATCCGTATATTCCGTTCGGAATGATGCAAGCCGACGCTGGCCCATAAAAGACAAGAGCATCGGCTCTTGTGCGGCGGATTGCAGCTCCTTAAGACATGCGCGATTTCCTCGGTTCGGACAGGCGTATGACACGGGTTCAGGCCAACCTTGTATTGCTTCTTGCAGGTGCCATGTGGGGCATGGGCTTTGTCGCCCAGTCATCCGCAATGGATGCCATAGGGCCGTTTCTGTTCATCGGTTTGCGCTTTGCGATCGCCTGCCTCTCTATGTTGCCCTTCGCCGTATGGGAATATCGACGCAGCACAAGGCCGCTGACCTTCACTGACAAGCGGAATTTCCTGATCATCGGCCTGCTTCTGTTCGCTGGCATGGCGGCGCAACAGGTCGGGCTTTTGACCACCAGTGTCACCAATTCCGGCTTTCTTACCGGCCTCTACGTTGTCATGGTGCCGTTTCTGGCAGTCCTACTGTTCCGCCAGTGGCCACACCTTGTGGTCTGGCCGGCAGCTCTTTCTGCGCTAGCGGGCATATGGTTGCTCTCAGGCGCGGGCAGCGTGGCACTGACGACGGGCGACTGGCTGACCATCCTTTGCGCACTCTTCTGGGCGCTCCAGGTTATCATGATTGGAAGAAGCGCCAGTCATACCGGCCGCCCTGTAACGCTATCCGTCAGCCAATTTGGCATCACCGCGGTCATAGCTATCGCCATTGCGGGCGTTGCCGAACAGGTCGACCTATCCGCCATTCGCACCGCTCTGCCCGAAATTCTCTACGCCGGCATTTTCTCCGGTGGCATCGCCTTCACACTGCAGGTCATCGGCCAACGCTACACCACAGCCCCCCAAGCTGCGATTTTCCTGTCCACGGAAGCAGTGTTCGCCGCGCTCTTCGGTGCGATCTTTCTCGGTGAACGATTGCCGACGCTCGGCCTCGCCGGCTGCGGAATGATCTTTGCAGCGATCCTCGCTGTCGAGATCGTTCCGGCTCTGCGCAACCGGCAACGCAGCGTCGCCTGAACAAGAGCTCAACAAACCGTCGTGATTTCCGCAGGTTCTGCGTTATCATACTTCCGGAGTGCCGGAGGAGAAGCTTATGCAGAAGCCTGTTGAGCAGGAATGGGCGCTGACCATTGACCCGGGAACAGTGCGTTTGCTGGCAAGCAAAGCGCGCATTCTAAGCGCCGCGCTCAACGCAGACTATGATGATGGTCACGAGCACGAAATCGAGATCGACGGCGATGCCCGCGATCGGCATCAGCATGACGGGCTTATCGAGGAAGAGGAAGAAGACCTCACCGAAGTGGAATTCCGAGAACTGGTGGCCGATCTCAATGTGGATGAGATTGCCGAACTGATAGCGCTCGCATGGGTAGGGCGCGGCGACTACGACGTGAAAGAGTGGTCAACCGCCGTCAGCGATGCGCGCCAGCATGGCGCCAAGCATGTGGCTACCTATCTGCTCGGGATGCCAATGCTTTATGATTGGCTGATTGATGGCCTTGATGCACTCGGTGCATCGTGAACGTTTCGAAACACACCGTTATTTCCCGATCAGCCCAAGTTCCGGCAAACATCCGGCATGATCGCTCTTTCAGCTGTTCGACGTGCGCTACTGGCCATGCTGCTTTGCGCTCTGTTCTTCATTTCCCTCTCGAATAATCTGCATGCAGCAGAGCCAACTGCCTCAGTTCCGCTGCCGGCCACCGGCCCCATACCCAATAGCCGCGGAGAAGTGCGGCGTACGGAAATGTCGGTCATGGTCCCCATTCCCACACCCCGTCCACCAGCAAAGACAGAACCCCAGAAACGCCCGCCCGCGCGAAAGCAAGGCCGGTTGCCCGCAAAAGAAACTGCCTGCCGGCGCGCCCTGACCAAACTGGGAGTTTCGTATTCCGAGCAGCCCTCCATATCAGAGGCACAAGGCTGTTCGATCGCTTACCCGCTGGAGATCAAACACCTTTCCGAAAAAATCGCATTAAAGCCGGAGGCAACGCTCAACTGTGAAACGGCTTTGACACTCGCTCGCTTCTTCACAGACACGATTCCGCCCCTCGCCAGGGGTCACCTGAAACAGCCGGTCACGGCCGTTCGGCATGCTTCAGCTTATGTTTGTAGAACGCGGGCCGGTTTGCAGAAACTCTCCGAACACGCTTTTGGAAACGCGCTGGATATCGCGAGTTTCGATCTCGCAGATGGCTCCAACTTCAAAGTGGCTCGACAGCCAAATCCGAAAAGTGGCCGCGCAAAGTTCCTCGATGCCTTCCGCAGCGCTGCTTGCGGCCCCTTTAAGACAGTTCTCGGCCCGGGCACCAACGCAGACCACGCCAGCCATTTCCATCTGGATCTGCAAAAACGCCGGAACGATAGCCTCTATTGCAAATAGAATGCAGGCGGGTTCGTCACAAAGAGGTCACAGGTCTGAATGCCTCTGCTGACCTTTCCTTTACCTTGTCTGACTACGGTACGCTTTTTCTGGAAGCGTACAAGGTGGACGGGGCGTGGTCATGGTCGGTATTCGTGTTGGCAACCCGGTTGCGACACCACTACACGCACCGTTGCGGCGCGTTGTGGTTGCTGCAACGCTTCTGGCTCTATCCGCTTGCTCTGTCAGCGATGTGATGTCCCCCCGCCCATCGGTAGATATCGGAGTCCAGACCGCAGCGGTGCCGGTCCCGCAGCTAGCGCCTGCCCCCACGGTACCGGTTCCGCAAGCGCCATCTCCCTCCGTCTCCACTCCCACATCTGACAACGCGAGGGGTTTGCAGGCGCTGGTTTCATCAAACCCGATGATGGTTTCCTATCCGCGCGTAACTCTGCCGCGCAGCGAAAGCGCGTCTCGCGCCATGCCGGCGGAAGAGATCGCGTGCCGTCGTCGCCTCAAACGTCTTGGCGTCAAGTATCAGGACCTGGAGCCCATCAATGACGGTGGTGCCTGCCGTATTGACTGGCCTGTCAAGGTCAGCGGCCTTTCAGGCAACATTGACATGGCGCCCGCCGCCACGCTGAATTGCCAAATGGCGGAGACATTCGCCCGATGGACAAAAAACGAGCTCGCCCCGGCAGCCCGCAAACGCTACCTCACCGGCATCGGGAAAATACGGCAGGGCTCCAGCTATTCCTGCCGCCGCATTGCTGGCACCAGCGTTGCTTCGGAGCATTCCAAGGGCAACGCTCTCGACGTGATGAGTATCGAACTGAAAAACGGCCGCGAGATCGATGTGCGCAAGCCTGGCTTCTTCGCCTTCCGCGAACGCGGTCTGTTGAATTCTGTGCGTGCCGAAGGATGCGACTACTTCACCACCGTTCTCGGCCCGGGTTACAATTACGATCACCGTGATCATTTCCATTTTGATCTGAAAGGCCGCCGCAACGGCTACCGCGCCTGCAAATAGCGCTTCCCCTGCCCACAGGGCAGTCTCGCGCGGTTCATCACGGAGTGATAAAGAGCTTTTATGCTCATTGTAGAAATCGCCATTCTCTTCGTCCTCATCCTCTTCAATGGATTCATGGCCATGTCGGAGCTGGCTGTGGTCTCCGCCAGACCTGCCCGGTTGAAATCCCGGGCGGAGCAGGGTCAAGGCGGTGCGGCACGCGCGCTCGCTCTCTCGGCTGATCCCGGGCGTTTCCTTTCGACGGTCCAGATCGGTATCACGCTGGTGGGTGTGCTCTCCGGTGCCTTCTCCGGCGCGACGCTGGGGACGCGTCTGTCCGACTGGCTCATCCTGCAAGGTGTATCGGAAGGGATGGCAAATCCGCTCGGCGTGGGCTTGGTTGTGGCTGTCATCACCTATGTGTCGCTGATCGTCGGCGAGCTCGTTCCAAAGCAGATCGCGCTCAAAAACGCAGAGGGCATCGCCGTCAAGGTTGCACCGATCATGGGGCTCCTGTCGCGCATCACCCTGCCGCTCGTATGGCTGCTTGATGTTTCGGGACGCATGGTTCTGGCAATGCTCGGTCAAAACGCGGAATCGAGCCAGCGTATCACCGACGAGGAAATCCGCACCCTCATCGCCGAAGCCGAAACCAGCGGCACCATTGAATCCGATGAGCGGCGCATGATTGCCGGTGTCATGCGGCTCGCAGATCGCAAGGCGCGCGCGATCATGACCCCGCGTGGGGAGATCGACTGGCTGGACCTCACGGCAGATGGAACGGCATCGGCAGAGGATGTCAAAAGGTCCGGACACTCCCTCCTGCCTGCCGGCGATGGATCTGTCGATGAGATTGTCGGCGTGGTCAAGCTGCGCGATCTTCTGGCTGCGCAACTATCAGGTAAACCACTGGACATCCGGGCCCATGTTCTGCCAGCACCGATCATTCACGACATGGCCGACGCGCTCATTGTGCTCTCCGTTCTTCGAGAGGCGGCCATCCCGATGGCGCTGGTGCACGATGAGCATGGTCATTTCGAAGGCATCATCACCCCGTCCGATATTCTCGAGGCGATCGCAGGCATCTTTCGTGCGGATGCCGAGGAAGGTGAGTTGGATATCGTCGAGCGCGCAGACGGCTCCTGGCTGCTCCCCGGCTCCATGCCCGCTGACGAAATGGCGGACCATCTCGGCTTCAATCTCCCGGCAGAGCGCACCTACACCACACTCGCCGGCTTCCTGCTGAACGAATTCACGCATCTGCCGAAGACAGGCGAAAGCACCGATGCCATGGGCTGGCGTTTCGAGATCATGGATCTGGACAACCGCCGGATTGACCGCGTGCTCGCCACAAGGATTGAAGCATCACCGGAGGCGTGAACCTCAATCTTCCGGTGGAACCGGAGTGGGCTTGCCACTGGCATCGAGCGCCACCATGACGAAATCCGCATGAGTGACCATTTCCATGGTCGGCGAGAGATAACGCTGTGCCCACGCTTCAACCTTTAGCCGGATCGATGTCCGCCCAACCCTCTCTATATGGGTGTAGATACACAATGTGTCGCCCACCTTCATCGGCTTGGCGAAGGCCATTTCTTTCACGCCGGCCGTGACCACACGTCCATGAGCGCGTTCGGCAGCACGAATACCACTGGCTAGATCCATTTGCGCCATCACCCAGCCGCCGAAAATATCGCCCGCGGCATTGGCGTCGCCAGGCATCGCCTGAGTGCGTAGCGTCAGGTCTCCAGTGGGTTTATCCGGTGCGTTCATCGTCTATCGTTCCCCTTCTCGGTTTACATCCGGCCTATCGTTGTGACCGCTGCCGGTCAACAAACGCTAGTGCATGGCACCTCTTCCATTGACGCATGGTTGCACTTTGTGTCGCATCTGCGTTGCACAGAAGACGAACTTACGGCTTTAATTCGGATTGCACGCATTCCAGTGAGGTTTCCATGCAGGTCAAGGCCGCCGTGTGCCGGGAGTTCGGCAAACCCCTCTCGATCGAAACGCTTGAGCTCGCTCCACCGCGTCGGGGTGAGGTTCTCGTCGATCTGAAGGCATGCGCAATCTGCCACTCTGACATCTCCTATGCCGAAGGTGCATGGGGTGGCGATCTTCCCGCGGTCTATGGTCACGAGGCGGCCGGCGAGGTTTCAGCGATCGGTTCTGGAGTTACCGGTGTCGTGCCGGGCGATCACGTTATTGTCACGCTGATCCGCTCCTGTGGCCAATGCCATTATTGCGCGCGTGAGAGCCTCGTTATGTGCGAGGAGGTTTTCCCGTTTGATAAGCAAGGCCCGCTCACCCTCACTAATGGTGTCGCCTGCGAACAGGGGCTACGCACTGGTGCCTTCGCGGAGAAGGTGGTCGTTCACGAAAGCCAGCTCGCCCATATCCCACCCGAAATGCCGTTCGACGTCGCATCGCTTCTTGCCTGCGGCGTCATCACCGGCTTTGGGGCGGTCGTCAACACGGCGCGCGTATCTGAGGGCCAATCCGTTGCTGTCATCGGATGCGGCGGCGTCGGGCTCAATGCCATTCAGGGAGCGGCCCTTGCAGGTGCCAATCCGATCATTGCTCTTGACCTAAGCTCTGACAAGCAAACCGCATCGCGATCCTTCGGTGCCACCCACACCTTTAACCCGACCGACCCTGATCACGGGAA
This region includes:
- the greA gene encoding transcription elongation factor GreA produces the protein MNKVPMTLAGAAALKEELRWRQQEERPRIIEAIAEARAHGDLSENAEYHAAKEAQSLNEGRIGELEDFIARAEVIDVTKLSGDTIKFGATVMLVDEDTEEEKTYQIVGDQEADVKAGRISISSPIARALIGKAVGDSIEVNAPGGARGYEVVEIRYG
- a CDS encoding PQQ-dependent sugar dehydrogenase, whose protein sequence is MQDQILRTALAAGFLASPGAAAAKTFTTQAVTVEAETLTRGLSNPWGLDFLPDGSALVTERPGQLRLFSNGTLSAPIEGVPEVAIVGQGGLLDVAVSPEFAETGAIFLSFSEPGEGGAGTAIARAKLVKNGADARLEDVTTIFSMNGKTGAGQHFGSRIVPHPDGTLFFTIGDRGEGDRAQDPADHAGSILRINPDGTIPEDNPFTGSADTAPEIWSIGHRNPQGAVFDPVTGAIVTVEHGARGGDEVNRPEAGKNYGWPIISYGVNYSGTKIGVGSEAPGYEQPEYYWDPSIAPSGATVYQGEMFPEWQGDLLVAALKYHLVARLDRDENGKILGEERLFKGAFGRIRDVNVAPDGSIWLLTDKRRGEIIRIFRSE
- a CDS encoding DMT family transporter, with amino-acid sequence MTRVQANLVLLLAGAMWGMGFVAQSSAMDAIGPFLFIGLRFAIACLSMLPFAVWEYRRSTRPLTFTDKRNFLIIGLLLFAGMAAQQVGLLTTSVTNSGFLTGLYVVMVPFLAVLLFRQWPHLVVWPAALSALAGIWLLSGAGSVALTTGDWLTILCALFWALQVIMIGRSASHTGRPVTLSVSQFGITAVIAIAIAGVAEQVDLSAIRTALPEILYAGIFSGGIAFTLQVIGQRYTTAPQAAIFLSTEAVFAALFGAIFLGERLPTLGLAGCGMIFAAILAVEIVPALRNRQRSVA
- a CDS encoding DUF3775 domain-containing protein — translated: MQKPVEQEWALTIDPGTVRLLASKARILSAALNADYDDGHEHEIEIDGDARDRHQHDGLIEEEEEDLTEVEFRELVADLNVDEIAELIALAWVGRGDYDVKEWSTAVSDARQHGAKHVATYLLGMPMLYDWLIDGLDALGAS
- a CDS encoding extensin family protein, translated to MIALSAVRRALLAMLLCALFFISLSNNLHAAEPTASVPLPATGPIPNSRGEVRRTEMSVMVPIPTPRPPAKTEPQKRPPARKQGRLPAKETACRRALTKLGVSYSEQPSISEAQGCSIAYPLEIKHLSEKIALKPEATLNCETALTLARFFTDTIPPLARGHLKQPVTAVRHASAYVCRTRAGLQKLSEHAFGNALDIASFDLADGSNFKVARQPNPKSGRAKFLDAFRSAACGPFKTVLGPGTNADHASHFHLDLQKRRNDSLYCK
- a CDS encoding extensin family protein, whose amino-acid sequence is MVGIRVGNPVATPLHAPLRRVVVAATLLALSACSVSDVMSPRPSVDIGVQTAAVPVPQLAPAPTVPVPQAPSPSVSTPTSDNARGLQALVSSNPMMVSYPRVTLPRSESASRAMPAEEIACRRRLKRLGVKYQDLEPINDGGACRIDWPVKVSGLSGNIDMAPAATLNCQMAETFARWTKNELAPAARKRYLTGIGKIRQGSSYSCRRIAGTSVASEHSKGNALDVMSIELKNGREIDVRKPGFFAFRERGLLNSVRAEGCDYFTTVLGPGYNYDHRDHFHFDLKGRRNGYRACK
- a CDS encoding hemolysin family protein, giving the protein MLIVEIAILFVLILFNGFMAMSELAVVSARPARLKSRAEQGQGGAARALALSADPGRFLSTVQIGITLVGVLSGAFSGATLGTRLSDWLILQGVSEGMANPLGVGLVVAVITYVSLIVGELVPKQIALKNAEGIAVKVAPIMGLLSRITLPLVWLLDVSGRMVLAMLGQNAESSQRITDEEIRTLIAEAETSGTIESDERRMIAGVMRLADRKARAIMTPRGEIDWLDLTADGTASAEDVKRSGHSLLPAGDGSVDEIVGVVKLRDLLAAQLSGKPLDIRAHVLPAPIIHDMADALIVLSVLREAAIPMALVHDEHGHFEGIITPSDILEAIAGIFRADAEEGELDIVERADGSWLLPGSMPADEMADHLGFNLPAERTYTTLAGFLLNEFTHLPKTGESTDAMGWRFEIMDLDNRRIDRVLATRIEASPEA
- a CDS encoding acyl-CoA thioesterase encodes the protein MNAPDKPTGDLTLRTQAMPGDANAAGDIFGGWVMAQMDLASGIRAAERAHGRVVTAGVKEMAFAKPMKVGDTLCIYTHIERVGRTSIRLKVEAWAQRYLSPTMEMVTHADFVMVALDASGKPTPVPPED
- a CDS encoding Zn-dependent alcohol dehydrogenase — encoded protein: MQVKAAVCREFGKPLSIETLELAPPRRGEVLVDLKACAICHSDISYAEGAWGGDLPAVYGHEAAGEVSAIGSGVTGVVPGDHVIVTLIRSCGQCHYCARESLVMCEEVFPFDKQGPLTLTNGVACEQGLRTGAFAEKVVVHESQLAHIPPEMPFDVASLLACGVITGFGAVVNTARVSEGQSVAVIGCGGVGLNAIQGAALAGANPIIALDLSSDKQTASRSFGATHTFNPTDPDHGKAIKTLTEGRGVDFVFVTVGVEAALVSASRYITRNGSIIVVGMPSNGVRIPYDPGKLAAFNQKIIGSKMGETRLRHDIPILVEHYQKGRLKLDELITARYRLEDINEAIAAVNNGQALRNVLVFK